A single region of the Bacteroides luhongzhouii genome encodes:
- a CDS encoding DNA/RNA helicase domain-containing protein, with product MKNVNILSITEAYRKLSNTLFQKLMNSYGIISGIKDYELNGIESFVNELLKIKNNITIVNNYYLGYSIPQIGKEFDLLRFGDNYIINIEIKTESSIDKIFKQQQKNRYYLEFLDKEVYIYTYILNENKLYKLIIKDSNNEIKEATFNELCNKLFLQEVVTFNNIDDLFNPSDYLVSPFNSPEKFMAEGYFLTVQQEQIYNEIRTKLSDATTKFIALTGSAGTGKTLLTYHIAKESIRKGEKVLILHCAPLNSGHKILMEEYGWSIHMPKYAPNTTDFDLIIIDEAQRMYPYQFDKYIEEVRTFNKKCIFSYDENQYLRDNEKNYHTKERIEKELSCTPYKLTDKIRTNKEIAYFIRQLFNLKKNISNIDYPNIELTYCKNYFSAKSLLQELSKKNWKVPNYTPGTRSTFHYEAYLSGDTESAHSVVGQEFDNVVIVIDDSFKYNSQGDLIADNTYYSQRQMLYQIITRTRKKLHIVIIDNEVMLDRCIDILNK from the coding sequence ATGAAAAATGTCAATATTCTATCTATCACAGAAGCTTATCGAAAACTAAGTAATACACTATTCCAAAAACTTATGAATAGTTACGGAATAATCAGTGGAATAAAAGATTACGAGCTTAATGGTATAGAATCTTTTGTGAATGAATTATTAAAAATAAAAAATAACATCACCATTGTTAACAACTATTATTTAGGATATTCAATACCACAAATTGGAAAAGAATTTGATTTACTTAGATTTGGCGATAATTATATTATCAACATAGAAATAAAAACGGAGAGTTCAATAGACAAGATATTCAAACAACAGCAAAAGAATAGATACTACCTCGAGTTCTTGGATAAGGAAGTTTATATTTATACCTATATTTTAAATGAAAATAAGCTTTATAAACTCATAATAAAAGATAGCAATAATGAAATAAAAGAAGCGACTTTTAATGAGTTGTGCAACAAGCTGTTTCTTCAAGAAGTAGTAACATTCAACAATATTGATGATTTATTTAATCCATCCGACTATTTAGTTTCTCCTTTCAATTCTCCTGAAAAATTTATGGCAGAAGGATATTTTCTTACAGTTCAACAAGAACAAATATATAATGAAATCCGAACAAAGTTATCTGACGCAACAACAAAATTCATAGCTTTAACAGGTAGTGCAGGAACAGGCAAAACATTATTGACTTATCATATAGCTAAAGAAAGCATTCGGAAAGGCGAAAAAGTACTTATTTTACATTGTGCTCCACTAAATAGTGGTCACAAAATCTTAATGGAAGAATATGGTTGGAGCATACATATGCCTAAATATGCTCCGAATACGACAGATTTTGACTTAATTATAATTGACGAAGCCCAACGAATGTATCCATATCAATTTGATAAATATATAGAGGAAGTGCGCACTTTCAATAAAAAATGCATATTCTCATACGATGAAAACCAATACTTGCGTGATAATGAGAAAAATTACCATACCAAAGAAAGGATTGAAAAAGAATTATCATGTACCCCCTATAAGCTAACAGATAAAATTAGAACAAATAAAGAAATTGCATATTTTATAAGACAACTTTTCAATCTCAAAAAGAATATATCCAACATAGACTATCCCAACATTGAACTTACATATTGCAAAAATTATTTTTCTGCAAAATCATTGCTGCAAGAATTATCGAAGAAAAACTGGAAAGTGCCTAATTACACACCGGGAACGCGCTCAACCTTCCATTATGAAGCATACTTATCCGGTGATACAGAAAGCGCACATTCTGTAGTTGGTCAAGAGTTCGACAACGTTGTGATAGTCATAGATGACTCTTTTAAATATAATTCTCAAGGAGATTTAATTGCTGATAATACTTATTATTCGCAAAGACAAATGTTATATCAAATAATCACTAGGACAAGAAAAAAACTGCATATTGTAATAATTGACAATGAAGTCATGTTAGATAGATGTATAGATATTCTAAATAAATAA
- a CDS encoding phosphoglycerate mutase family protein: MNILELAKRNQQKAWEIIEDTRVVRIWEGIGAKVNLVGSLRTGLLMKHRDIDFHIYTSPLDLSASFRAMAELAENTSVKKIEYTNLLHTAEACIEWHAWYQDMEGELWQMDMIHIQEGSRYDGYFERVAERISAVLTDEMRLAILNLKYETPDTEKIMGVEYYQAVIQDGVRSYLEFEEWRRLHPVAGVVEWIP; this comes from the coding sequence ATGAACATTCTTGAATTGGCAAAACGTAACCAGCAGAAAGCTTGGGAGATTATAGAGGATACCCGTGTCGTCCGGATATGGGAGGGGATTGGTGCCAAAGTGAATCTGGTAGGTTCGTTGCGTACGGGATTATTGATGAAGCATCGGGATATTGACTTTCATATTTACACTTCTCCTTTGGATTTGTCTGCCAGCTTTCGGGCGATGGCTGAATTGGCGGAAAATACGTCCGTAAAGAAGATTGAATATACGAACTTATTACATACAGCAGAAGCGTGTATAGAGTGGCATGCATGGTATCAGGATATGGAAGGAGAACTTTGGCAAATGGATATGATTCATATCCAAGAAGGCTCTCGTTATGATGGCTACTTTGAAAGGGTAGCCGAACGCATTTCTGCAGTATTGACAGATGAAATGAGACTGGCTATTCTGAATTTAAAATACGAAACGCCTGATACGGAAAAAATTATGGGAGTGGAGTATTATCAAGCTGTGATTCAGGATGGTGTACGTAGTTATCTGGAATTTGAGGAATGGAGAAGATTACATCCGGTTGCGGGCGTGGTAGAATGGATACCCTAG
- a CDS encoding HelD family protein produces the protein MIFNQTEKQEKEYLQQVITTINDTINTTSTSVKEHIDTLQEYKDYLWSNKDIDPHEIRSMRESILNHFALGENVIDKRRRLSKILDIPYFGRIDFQEKKDKSQVSPIYIGIHTFYDFNQKKNLIYDWRAPISSMFYDHELGKASYSSPAGKINGTISLKRQYRIRKGKMEYMIESSVTVHDDILQKELCSNADNKMKNIVTTIQREQNQIIRNENASVLIIQGVAGSGKTSIALHRIAYLLYAQKGQISSKDILIISPNKIFADYISNVLPELGEETVPETSMEQILSNVLDNKYKYQNFFEQVTELLENPTPDFIERIQYKASFEFISLLDKFILYMENNYFKATDVKLTKYITIPAEFINEQFKRFHRYPIRQRFETMTDYILEMMQLQYNLTVSTPEKNQLKKEIKKMFAGNNDLQIYKDFFEWIGKPEMFKTRKNRILEYADLAPVAYLHIALNGNNVQSYVKHLLIDEMQDYSPIQYKVIQKLYPCRKTILGDASQSVNPYGSSTAGMIQKAFAKGEIMKLCKSYRSTFEITSFAQKIQPNNELEPIMRHGEQPKILPFRNTKEEIRGITDLVNSFKNSHYTSLGIICKTESQAKELVQKLQIYANDISLLSNQSSAYVKGIIITSAHIAKGLEFDEVIIPQTDDKNYHSNIDKSMLYVAVTRAMHKLTLTYSVSSPGCQFL, from the coding sequence ATGATATTCAATCAAACAGAGAAACAGGAAAAAGAGTATTTACAGCAAGTCATAACCACTATAAATGATACGATTAACACCACCAGTACTTCCGTCAAAGAGCATATAGACACCCTGCAAGAGTACAAGGATTATCTATGGTCAAACAAAGATATCGATCCGCACGAAATCCGTTCCATGCGCGAAAGCATATTAAATCATTTTGCATTAGGTGAAAATGTAATTGACAAACGCAGGCGGCTAAGCAAAATACTGGATATCCCCTATTTCGGACGAATCGACTTTCAGGAAAAGAAAGACAAAAGCCAAGTTAGTCCAATCTATATAGGAATACATACTTTCTATGACTTCAATCAAAAAAAGAATCTGATTTACGATTGGCGAGCTCCTATTTCAAGCATGTTCTACGATCATGAATTAGGCAAAGCGTCCTACTCCTCTCCGGCAGGCAAAATTAACGGAACGATCTCACTCAAACGACAATATCGTATTCGTAAAGGAAAAATGGAGTATATGATTGAAAGTTCCGTAACTGTTCATGACGATATTCTGCAAAAAGAACTATGTTCCAATGCCGACAACAAAATGAAAAATATCGTCACGACAATTCAGAGGGAACAAAATCAGATCATCCGTAATGAAAATGCTTCTGTACTTATTATACAAGGTGTTGCCGGTTCAGGAAAAACCTCTATCGCGCTCCATCGTATTGCCTACCTGCTTTATGCACAGAAAGGACAGATTTCCTCCAAAGACATATTAATCATCTCCCCCAATAAAATATTTGCCGATTACATTTCTAATGTACTTCCGGAACTTGGCGAAGAGACCGTCCCCGAAACCAGCATGGAGCAAATTCTCTCGAATGTACTTGATAACAAATATAAATACCAGAATTTCTTCGAACAAGTAACGGAACTATTAGAAAACCCAACACCCGACTTTATCGAACGAATACAATACAAAGCCTCCTTCGAGTTTATATCACTACTTGACAAGTTCATCCTTTACATGGAAAACAACTATTTCAAAGCAACAGACGTAAAACTCACCAAATACATCACCATTCCTGCCGAATTTATTAACGAACAGTTCAAACGATTCCACCGCTATCCCATACGTCAACGATTTGAGACTATGACAGATTACATTCTGGAAATGATGCAACTACAATATAATCTCACTGTCAGCACTCCGGAGAAAAACCAACTAAAGAAAGAGATAAAAAAGATGTTCGCGGGCAATAACGATCTCCAAATCTATAAAGACTTTTTTGAGTGGATCGGAAAACCGGAGATGTTCAAGACACGCAAAAACCGGATACTGGAATATGCAGATTTAGCACCTGTGGCTTATCTGCATATTGCATTAAATGGGAACAACGTCCAATCTTATGTCAAACACCTTCTGATAGACGAAATGCAAGACTACTCTCCCATACAATACAAAGTGATTCAAAAACTTTATCCGTGTCGAAAAACAATTCTTGGAGACGCTTCCCAATCCGTCAATCCTTATGGATCTTCCACTGCCGGTATGATTCAAAAAGCATTTGCAAAAGGAGAAATAATGAAACTTTGCAAAAGTTATCGTTCTACTTTTGAGATTACCAGTTTTGCACAAAAAATTCAACCGAACAATGAATTAGAACCAATTATGAGACATGGAGAGCAGCCCAAGATTCTTCCATTCAGAAATACAAAAGAAGAGATCCGAGGCATTACGGATTTAGTAAACTCCTTCAAAAATTCCCATTATACCTCATTAGGGATCATCTGCAAAACAGAATCCCAAGCAAAAGAACTTGTTCAAAAGCTCCAGATATATGCAAACGACATCTCACTTTTGTCAAATCAAAGTTCTGCTTATGTGAAAGGGATTATCATCACTTCCGCCCATATAGCGAAAGGACTGGAATTTGACGAAGTAATCATTCCACAAACAGATGATAAGAACTATCATTCCAATATTGATAAAAGTATGCTTTATGTGGCAGTAACAAGGGCTATGCACAAGTTGACTTTGACTTATTCTGTTTCTTCACCCGGTTGTCAATTCCTGTAA
- a CDS encoding cold-shock protein: MAKSMTVGKRENEKKRIAKREEKLKKKESKKLSGSSNSFEDMIAYVDENGRITSTPPTENVRKEEINPDEIVIATPKKEDEEPTILRGRVEFFNESRGFGFIKDLSGVEKYFFHVNNVVGNIAENNIVTFDLERGVKGMNAINISLENKSKPENLAQAEPV; encoded by the coding sequence ATGGCAAAATCCATGACAGTAGGTAAACGTGAAAATGAAAAGAAAAGAATCGCTAAACGCGAAGAAAAATTAAAGAAGAAAGAAAGTAAGAAACTATCGGGCAGCTCAAACAGCTTTGAAGATATGATTGCTTATGTTGATGAGAACGGGAGAATAACGTCAACTCCTCCGACAGAGAATGTCAGAAAAGAAGAGATTAACCCGGATGAAATAGTTATAGCAACTCCTAAAAAAGAGGATGAAGAGCCAACTATTTTGAGAGGACGGGTTGAGTTTTTTAATGAGTCAAGAGGATTTGGTTTTATTAAAGATCTTTCCGGTGTTGAGAAGTACTTTTTTCATGTAAACAATGTCGTTGGTAATATTGCAGAAAATAATATCGTAACATTTGACCTTGAACGTGGAGTGAAAGGTATGAATGCGATCAATATCTCTTTGGAAAACAAATCTAAGCCGGAAAATTTAGCTCAAGCTGAGCCTGTATAA
- a CDS encoding NAD(P)H-dependent flavin oxidoreductase yields the protein MKSFFIGNIEIKTPVIQGGMGVGISLSGLASAVANEGGVGVISCAGLGLLYPKGKGTYLEKCISGLREEIHKARTKTEGIIGVNVMVALSNYADMVRTAIEEKIDVVFSGAGLPLDLPSYLTPESVTKLVPIVSSSRAAKIICDKWQKNYNYLPDAIVVEGPKAGGHLGFKKEQIQDQHYALEALIPEVVMIASSYKEQKQIPVIAAGGISTGEDIAHFMELGASGVQMGSIFVTTLECDASETFKEVYIHSKSEDVLIIESPVGMPGRAIDGEFIHNVNNGLERPKSCSFHCIKTCDYTKSPYCIIKALYNAARGNMKKGYAFAGSNAFLAEKISSVKEVMATLEREFFWATHKLA from the coding sequence ATGAAATCGTTCTTTATAGGAAATATTGAAATTAAAACACCTGTTATACAAGGTGGAATGGGAGTAGGAATCTCACTGTCCGGTCTGGCGTCAGCAGTAGCAAATGAAGGAGGAGTAGGCGTTATATCATGTGCGGGTCTGGGATTGTTGTACCCCAAAGGGAAAGGCACTTATCTGGAGAAATGTATAAGTGGACTGAGAGAAGAAATTCACAAGGCACGTACAAAAACAGAAGGTATTATTGGCGTAAACGTCATGGTTGCTTTATCTAATTATGCCGATATGGTGCGTACTGCGATTGAGGAAAAGATAGATGTGGTATTTTCCGGTGCGGGACTCCCGCTCGATTTGCCGTCATACCTGACTCCGGAGAGTGTAACCAAGTTAGTTCCTATTGTATCTTCTTCAAGAGCAGCCAAGATTATTTGTGACAAGTGGCAAAAAAACTATAACTATCTGCCCGATGCAATTGTGGTGGAAGGACCTAAAGCCGGCGGGCATTTAGGATTTAAAAAAGAACAAATACAGGATCAGCATTATGCTCTGGAAGCATTGATTCCGGAAGTGGTGATGATTGCATCCAGTTATAAAGAACAGAAACAAATTCCGGTGATTGCTGCTGGTGGAATTTCGACAGGTGAGGATATAGCACATTTTATGGAATTGGGAGCTTCCGGTGTTCAAATGGGGAGTATTTTTGTTACCACCCTTGAATGTGATGCTTCAGAAACATTCAAAGAAGTATATATTCATTCCAAGTCCGAAGATGTTCTTATTATTGAAAGTCCTGTCGGGATGCCGGGAAGGGCTATTGATGGAGAATTTATTCACAATGTGAATAATGGTTTGGAGAGGCCTAAAAGTTGCTCATTCCATTGTATAAAAACATGTGATTATACAAAAAGTCCTTATTGCATTATTAAGGCTCTATATAATGCAGCTAGAGGAAATATGAAAAAAGGCTATGCATTTGCTGGTAGCAACGCCTTTCTCGCAGAAAAAATCAGTAGCGTAAAAGAAGTTATGGCTACACTGGAACGCGAGTTTTTTTGGGCAACCCATAAACTGGCTTAA
- a CDS encoding DEAD/DEAH box helicase, with the protein MTFKELNITEPILKAIEEKGYTVPTPIQEKAIPAALAKRDILGCAQTGTGKTASFAIPIIQHLQLDKEAARRQGIKALILTPTRELALQISECIDDYSKYTRIRHGVIFGGVNQRPQVDLLRKGIDILVATPGRLLDLMNQGHIHLDAIQYFVLDEADRMLDMGFIHDIKRILPKLPKEKQTLFFSATMPDSIISLTKSLLKNPVKIYITPKSSTVDSIKQLVYFVEKKEKSLLLISILSKAEDQSVLIFSRTKHNADKIVKILGKAGIGSQAIHGNKSQAARQSALGNFKSGKTRVMVATDIASRGIDINELPLVINYDLPDVPETYVHRIGRTGRAGNTGTALTFCSQEERKLVNDIQKLTGKKLNKADFTI; encoded by the coding sequence ATGACATTTAAAGAATTAAATATAACCGAACCGATTTTAAAAGCAATTGAAGAAAAAGGATATACAGTACCAACTCCTATTCAGGAAAAAGCAATTCCGGCTGCACTGGCAAAAAGAGATATATTAGGCTGTGCACAAACTGGTACCGGAAAGACGGCTTCATTTGCTATTCCTATCATACAGCATTTGCAACTGGATAAAGAGGCTGCCAGACGACAGGGAATCAAAGCTTTGATATTGACGCCCACCCGTGAACTTGCCTTGCAAATCAGTGAATGTATTGACGATTATTCAAAATATACTCGTATTCGCCATGGAGTAATCTTTGGTGGTGTAAATCAACGCCCGCAGGTTGATCTGTTGCGTAAAGGAATTGATATTCTGGTCGCTACTCCGGGGCGTTTGCTTGACCTGATGAATCAGGGACATATACATTTGGACGCCATCCAATATTTTGTATTGGATGAGGCTGACCGTATGCTTGATATGGGATTTATCCATGACATTAAGCGAATATTGCCCAAACTTCCGAAAGAAAAGCAGACTTTGTTTTTCTCGGCAACAATGCCTGATTCTATTATCTCCTTGACTAAGTCTCTGTTGAAGAACCCGGTGAAGATTTATATAACACCGAAATCGTCTACTGTAGATTCTATCAAACAGCTGGTGTATTTTGTTGAAAAGAAGGAGAAAAGTCTGTTGCTTATTTCGATATTGTCGAAGGCAGAAGATCAGTCAGTACTTATCTTCTCGCGTACGAAACATAATGCTGATAAGATTGTGAAGATTCTGGGTAAGGCTGGAATTGGCAGCCAGGCTATTCATGGGAATAAGAGCCAGGCGGCAAGACAGTCTGCATTAGGCAACTTTAAATCGGGAAAGACTCGGGTGATGGTTGCTACTGATATTGCTTCCAGAGGGATTGATATTAACGAATTGCCTTTGGTTATCAACTATGATCTTCCGGATGTTCCCGAAACCTATGTGCACCGTATTGGGCGTACAGGAAGAGCTGGGAATACGGGAACTGCACTTACATTCTGTTCGCAGGAAGAACGTAAACTGGTGAATGATATTCAAAAGTTAACCGGTAAGAAACTCAATAAAGCTGATTTCACTATTTGA
- a CDS encoding LuxR C-terminal-related transcriptional regulator, with product MKLNTTTREEMWAKQHLSAVDINYAVWERDKSMLHQLSKMGRNCTFVVDVYKCKYAYASPNFVDLLGYDSHKIETLEKQGDYLESRIHPDDRAQLVALQVTLSQFIYSLPFEQRNNYSNIYSFRMLNAKQQYIRVTSRHQVLEQDRNGKAWLIIGNIDISPYQRASETIDCTVLNLKNGEIFSPSLSLTPSTNLTNREIEVLRLIQKGLLSKEIADKLCISIHTVNIHRQNLLRKLDVQNSIEAIRLGQENGLLG from the coding sequence ATGAAACTAAACACTACAACTAGAGAAGAAATGTGGGCAAAACAACATTTATCCGCTGTCGACATTAACTATGCCGTATGGGAACGGGATAAATCCATGCTTCATCAACTCTCGAAAATGGGTCGTAATTGCACATTTGTTGTCGATGTGTATAAATGCAAATATGCTTACGCCTCTCCGAATTTTGTTGATTTACTGGGATACGACAGCCACAAGATAGAAACATTAGAAAAACAGGGTGATTATCTGGAATCGCGCATCCATCCCGATGATCGTGCACAACTGGTAGCATTACAAGTCACACTAAGCCAATTTATCTATAGTCTGCCTTTTGAACAACGGAATAACTATTCTAACATTTACAGCTTTCGTATGCTTAATGCGAAACAACAGTACATACGTGTCACCAGCCGACATCAGGTATTGGAACAGGACCGCAACGGTAAAGCATGGCTTATCATAGGAAACATAGACATATCACCCTACCAAAGAGCCTCTGAAACCATAGATTGTACCGTCCTGAATCTAAAGAATGGAGAAATATTCTCTCCTTCCCTATCGTTAACGCCTTCTACCAATCTTACTAATCGGGAAATAGAAGTATTACGTCTTATTCAAAAAGGCCTGTTAAGTAAAGAAATTGCAGACAAACTATGCATTAGTATTCATACAGTTAATATTCATCGACAAAATCTGTTACGTAAGTTAGATGTACAGAATTCCATTGAAGCCATTCGTTTAGGACAAGAAAATGGATTGCTAGGTTAA
- a CDS encoding DUF1905 domain-containing protein — protein sequence MKYEFTAKVWNYSSTVGTGGWHIACLPKEMSKEIRENLGFLEEGWGRLKMTAQIGNTQWETAIWFDTKLDTYLLPLKAEIRKKEKIVTDKEIEIMIWI from the coding sequence ATGAAATACGAGTTTACCGCAAAAGTATGGAACTACTCATCGACTGTTGGAACGGGCGGTTGGCACATAGCCTGCCTGCCGAAAGAGATGTCCAAAGAAATAAGAGAAAATCTCGGTTTTTTAGAGGAAGGCTGGGGACGGTTGAAGATGACGGCCCAAATCGGCAATACCCAATGGGAAACCGCAATTTGGTTTGACACCAAACTTGATACTTATTTACTTCCTCTTAAGGCAGAAATCAGAAAAAAAGAAAAAATCGTAACTGATAAAGAGATAGAGATTATGATTTGGATTTAA
- a CDS encoding AraC family transcriptional regulator, with translation MKRENLHQPFEISFSELDESLLKEHEHTFFELVYILSGTGIQWINNNMFPYHDGHLFMITPGDTHSFEIHTTTKFVDIKFNDIYIHSSVFGAENIQRLEFILQHANHQPGCILRNKVDKLLVKPMIEAIIREYINRNLYSKEIITQIINTIIIVVARNIAMFLPEQVDECSEDKSLDILQYIQANIYKTGKIRAKDISQHFGISENYLGRYIKKHTNETMQQYILNYKLKLVENRLLHSQMRICEIVEELGFTDESHLNKFFKKYRGCSPSNFRKNNLK, from the coding sequence ATGAAAAGAGAAAACCTACATCAACCATTCGAAATTAGTTTTAGCGAGCTTGACGAATCCTTGCTAAAAGAGCATGAACATACCTTTTTTGAATTAGTATATATTCTTTCAGGAACAGGCATCCAATGGATTAACAACAATATGTTTCCTTATCATGACGGACATTTGTTTATGATTACTCCCGGAGATACGCATTCTTTCGAAATCCATACAACAACTAAGTTTGTCGACATCAAGTTTAACGACATATATATACATTCTTCTGTTTTCGGTGCTGAAAATATTCAAAGACTGGAGTTTATTCTTCAACATGCTAATCATCAACCCGGTTGTATACTAAGAAATAAAGTAGATAAGTTACTGGTGAAACCCATGATTGAAGCTATTATCAGGGAATATATTAACCGAAATTTATACAGTAAGGAGATTATAACACAAATAATTAATACGATTATTATTGTGGTAGCACGCAATATCGCAATGTTCTTGCCTGAACAGGTGGATGAATGCTCTGAGGACAAATCGCTTGACATATTACAGTATATTCAAGCAAACATCTATAAAACAGGTAAAATCAGAGCAAAAGATATAAGCCAACATTTTGGCATTTCGGAGAATTATTTAGGACGATATATCAAAAAACATACTAATGAAACTATGCAGCAATACATTTTAAACTACAAACTAAAGTTAGTAGAAAATAGATTATTGCATAGTCAAATGAGAATTTGTGAAATCGTTGAAGAATTGGGATTTACCGATGAGAGCCATCTTAATAAGTTTTTCAAAAAGTATAGAGGATGCAGCCCCTCTAATTTCAGAAAGAACAATTTGAAGTAA
- a CDS encoding RNA recognition motif domain-containing protein — protein sequence MNIYISGLSYGTTDADLTNLFAEFGEVSSAKVIFDRETGRSRGFAFVEMTNDGEGQKAIDELNGVEYDQKVISVSVARPRTERPSNGGGRGGYNNSRRY from the coding sequence ATGAACATTTACATTTCAGGTTTAAGCTATGGCACAACTGATGCCGACTTAACAAATTTATTTGCAGAGTTTGGAGAAGTTTCTTCAGCCAAAGTTATTTTTGATAGAGAAACTGGTAGATCCAGAGGATTCGCTTTCGTAGAAATGACGAACGATGGAGAAGGACAAAAAGCAATTGATGAACTGAATGGAGTTGAATACGACCAGAAGGTTATTTCAGTAAGCGTTGCACGCCCTCGTACTGAAAGACCGTCAAACGGTGGAGGCCGTGGTGGTTATAATAACTCTAGAAGATATTAA
- a CDS encoding type II toxin-antitoxin system antitoxin SocA domain-containing protein, giving the protein MSITGCFYKLNKLLFYSDFLSYKKYGKGISGLQCQAISYGS; this is encoded by the coding sequence ATCTCCATTACAGGGTGTTTTTACAAACTAAATAAATTATTATTCTATTCGGATTTTCTATCTTATAAGAAATATGGTAAAGGTATTAGTGGGTTACAATGCCAAGCTATAAGTTATGGGTCTTGA
- a CDS encoding AlbA family DNA-binding domain-containing protein yields the protein MTNTETIQSLIDSGEGYNVEFKVRVPSKVRELTEEICAFANADGGYLLIGVDDNGQIIGTDLENDKRSAIQGSISEISPAFHCDMYAVNIGDKTVWVIDVPSGKDKPYIFSGSIFVREGANSQKLRTVEEMRSFFQECNKIFFDAIPCSWFNIYTDADEQAIKDFRTEAKLSPSTANKQIFENLELFTDKGVAKNGAAMFFGKQPERKFPHAVTRCVLFKGTTKVYIIDDKTFGGPLYQQYLQAMAWLESKLQVAYKIEGAGPREEIWEIPLTVFKEAIINALSHRDYYEQGATITIEMFDDRVEVSNPGGLLPIVAKDFGHKSMTRNPLIFGLFTRMHLVERVASGIPRMQEAMKEANLPEPEFHTDGMFTVIFKRGISIKNDTVNDTVNDTVNSKEQEVLNIIKQYPGLNSSKIAGLIGKSVPTAKRYLNSLVRLDLIEFRGAQKNGGYYWNSQKR from the coding sequence ATGACAAATACAGAAACCATACAATCACTCATCGATAGCGGAGAAGGCTATAATGTAGAGTTTAAAGTTCGTGTACCTTCAAAAGTTCGTGAACTAACAGAGGAAATTTGCGCTTTTGCTAATGCGGACGGAGGATATTTACTCATTGGTGTAGATGATAACGGTCAGATTATTGGCACAGATTTAGAGAATGACAAACGTTCAGCCATTCAAGGCTCTATCAGTGAAATATCTCCGGCTTTTCATTGTGATATGTATGCGGTAAATATCGGTGATAAGACAGTTTGGGTAATTGATGTTCCGTCAGGGAAAGATAAACCTTATATATTTTCCGGTTCTATTTTTGTGCGTGAGGGAGCAAACTCACAGAAACTTCGTACTGTCGAAGAAATGCGCAGTTTCTTTCAGGAATGCAACAAAATATTTTTTGATGCTATCCCTTGTTCGTGGTTCAACATTTACACAGATGCGGACGAACAAGCGATAAAAGACTTTCGCACGGAAGCAAAGCTAAGTCCATCGACTGCCAACAAACAGATATTTGAGAATTTGGAACTGTTTACGGATAAAGGAGTAGCCAAGAATGGAGCAGCCATGTTCTTTGGGAAACAACCTGAACGAAAGTTTCCACACGCAGTAACAAGATGTGTCCTTTTCAAAGGAACAACCAAAGTATATATCATTGATGATAAAACCTTTGGCGGTCCACTATACCAACAATATTTGCAGGCTATGGCATGGCTGGAAAGTAAACTGCAAGTAGCTTATAAAATTGAGGGGGCAGGACCAAGAGAAGAAATTTGGGAAATTCCTCTTACTGTGTTCAAAGAAGCCATTATTAACGCTCTCTCACATCGTGATTATTACGAACAGGGAGCAACCATTACAATAGAAATGTTTGATGACCGGGTAGAGGTTTCTAATCCCGGAGGGCTTTTGCCTATCGTAGCTAAAGATTTCGGGCACAAGAGTATGACACGTAATCCCTTAATCTTTGGATTATTTACCCGCATGCATTTGGTGGAAAGGGTTGCATCCGGTATTCCCCGTATGCAGGAAGCCATGAAAGAAGCTAATCTTCCTGAACCTGAATTTCATACGGACGGGATGTTTACGGTTATATTCAAAAGAGGTATCAGTATCAAGAATGATACTGTAAATGATACTGTAAATGATACTGTAAACTCAAAAGAACAAGAAGTACTAAATATCATCAAGCAATATCCGGGACTTAATTCGTCTAAGATTGCAGGATTAATAGGCAAAAGTGTTCCGACTGCTAAACGCTACTTAAATTCTTTGGTTAGATTAGATTTGATAGAGTTTAGAGGGGCACAGAAAAATGGAGGATATTATTGGAATAGCCAAAAGAGATGA